The Aeromicrobium yanjiei genome includes a region encoding these proteins:
- a CDS encoding universal stress protein, whose product MTIAVAYRPDEFGRAALDWAVEQSKTSGDRIVLINISRVEPRLDTGFARGNHVQSLAERLDADKVEYEIRQAVGENVADAVLFEAEQAGATSIVIGIRRRSPVGKILMGSVAQQILLDASVPVVAVKP is encoded by the coding sequence ATGACAATTGCAGTCGCCTACCGTCCCGACGAGTTCGGGCGCGCGGCCCTCGACTGGGCCGTCGAGCAGTCCAAGACCTCCGGGGACCGGATCGTGCTCATCAACATCAGCCGGGTCGAGCCGCGCCTCGACACCGGCTTCGCACGCGGCAACCACGTGCAGTCGTTGGCGGAGAGGCTCGACGCGGACAAGGTGGAGTACGAGATCCGTCAGGCCGTGGGCGAGAACGTCGCCGACGCGGTGCTGTTCGAGGCGGAGCAGGCGGGTGCGACGTCGATCGTCATCGGCATCCGCCGCCGCAGCCCGGTCGGCAAGATCCTCATGGGCAGTGTCGCGCAGCAGATCCTGCTGGACGCCTCGGTGCCCGTCGTGGCCGTCAAGCCGTAG
- a CDS encoding sensor histidine kinase codes for MWSLRQRRLTLAGQFLVLQLIVVAVVLAIVAVISLRQSTASFASDRGTQMRSVAENLANTSVVRDQVTGLDPAAGLAPAINRAVSLSGATDVAVADPGGIVMSSSDPRLIGTPAALGDSGVREGRGWTGDVDRSGRRYVAGHAPIIDDNGTLVGLALAEQRYPSVWARLTDAAGDLILYLGVGALLGAAGSWLVSRLVKRRTRGLEPHEFATLADHREALLHSIREGVIAVDTDGRVTMVNDGARELLGLDEDPVGRRVDQLGLPDQVASVLTGGTETHDVVLLVGDRVVVCNQRSASSRGEGIGTVTTMRDRTELVSMQSQLSSNLSITDTLRAQTHEFANQLHTISGLVQLREYDEVTSLVGTLTRRRQAISDAVTRRIKDRAVAALLIAKSSVAAEAGVTLTIAPTSSLPPLPQAVSADLTTIIGNLIDNAVDACKAGPDPSVRVDLHASDREVVLEVRDSGPGVDEEVTDAIFSRGFSTKPEVPGGRGIGLPLVRLVCRQRGGSVTVEPGPGAVFRVRLPVDLT; via the coding sequence TTGTGGTCACTGCGGCAACGACGGCTGACGCTCGCCGGACAGTTCCTCGTCCTCCAGCTCATCGTGGTCGCTGTCGTGCTGGCGATCGTCGCGGTGATCTCGCTGCGGCAGTCGACGGCGTCCTTCGCCTCCGACCGGGGGACCCAGATGAGATCGGTCGCCGAGAACCTCGCCAACACCTCCGTGGTGCGCGACCAGGTCACCGGGCTCGACCCGGCGGCGGGTCTCGCACCCGCGATCAACCGGGCGGTGAGCCTGTCGGGCGCCACCGACGTCGCGGTCGCGGACCCCGGCGGCATCGTCATGTCGTCGTCCGACCCGCGCTTGATCGGGACACCGGCGGCGCTGGGTGACTCCGGCGTGCGTGAGGGCCGCGGCTGGACCGGGGACGTCGACAGGAGCGGGCGCCGGTACGTCGCCGGGCACGCGCCCATCATCGACGACAACGGGACCCTCGTCGGCCTCGCCCTCGCCGAGCAGCGCTATCCCAGCGTGTGGGCACGGCTCACCGACGCCGCGGGCGACCTCATCCTGTACCTCGGGGTCGGGGCGCTGCTCGGGGCCGCGGGCTCGTGGCTCGTGTCGCGCCTGGTGAAACGACGGACCCGGGGCCTTGAGCCCCATGAGTTCGCGACGCTTGCCGATCACCGTGAGGCGCTCCTGCACAGCATCCGCGAGGGCGTCATCGCGGTCGACACCGACGGCCGGGTGACGATGGTCAACGACGGTGCGCGTGAGCTGCTCGGACTGGACGAGGACCCCGTCGGCCGCCGCGTGGACCAGCTCGGGCTGCCCGATCAGGTCGCTTCGGTGCTCACCGGCGGGACCGAGACCCACGACGTCGTCCTGCTCGTCGGCGACCGCGTCGTCGTGTGCAACCAGCGGTCCGCGTCCAGCCGCGGCGAGGGCATCGGTACGGTCACCACCATGCGTGACCGGACCGAGCTCGTCTCGATGCAGAGCCAGCTCAGCTCGAACCTGTCCATCACCGACACGTTGCGGGCGCAGACGCACGAGTTCGCCAACCAGCTGCACACGATCTCCGGGCTCGTCCAGCTGCGGGAGTACGACGAGGTGACCTCGTTGGTCGGGACGCTGACGCGCCGGCGGCAGGCCATCAGCGATGCCGTCACGCGGCGCATCAAGGACCGGGCGGTCGCGGCGCTGCTGATCGCGAAGTCCAGCGTGGCGGCCGAGGCCGGCGTGACGCTCACGATCGCGCCCACCTCGAGCCTGCCTCCGCTGCCCCAGGCCGTCTCGGCCGACCTGACGACCATCATCGGCAACCTGATCGACAACGCCGTCGACGCGTGCAAGGCCGGCCCCGACCCGTCCGTGCGCGTGGATCTGCACGCCTCGGACCGCGAGGTCGTCCTGGAGGTGCGTGACTCGGGCCCCGGGGTGGACGAGGAGGTGACCGACGCGATCTTCAGCCGCGGCTTCTCGACCAAGCCCGAGGTGCCCGGCGGCCGGGGCATCGGCCTGCCGCTGGTGCGGCTGGTCTGCCGGCAGCGCGGCGGATCGGTCACGGTCGAGCCGGGGCCCGGCGCCGTCTTCCGGGTACGCCTGCCCGTGGACCTCACGTGA
- a CDS encoding universal stress protein, giving the protein MSVVVMFSPDEFGHTALSYGATEAMRRSERLVVVNPTKGDAYVDRMFAGAEDVARLDKVLGRLDVDTEVRHDVVPDIAGAVLDAAAETAASLIVVGIRPRTPVGKLVLGSVAQRLILDATCPVLAVKPDGADDLLD; this is encoded by the coding sequence ATGAGTGTCGTCGTCATGTTCAGCCCGGACGAGTTCGGTCACACGGCGCTCTCGTACGGGGCCACGGAGGCCATGCGCCGCTCGGAGCGCCTCGTCGTCGTCAACCCGACCAAGGGCGACGCGTACGTCGACCGGATGTTCGCCGGTGCCGAGGACGTCGCGCGGCTCGACAAGGTTCTCGGCAGGCTCGACGTCGACACCGAGGTGCGGCACGACGTCGTGCCCGACATCGCAGGTGCCGTGCTCGACGCGGCCGCCGAGACGGCTGCGTCGTTGATCGTGGTCGGCATCCGTCCACGCACGCCGGTCGGCAAGCTGGTGCTCGGCAGCGTGGCGCAGCGGTTGATCCTCGACGCGACCTGCCCGGTGCTGGCCGTCAAGCCTGACGGGGCGGACGACCTGCTGGACTAG
- a CDS encoding Bug family tripartite tricarboxylate transporter substrate binding protein: MTSTRRTHRARAAVALALVAAVTLSACGVTRGGEGEANRRLSMYIPNSPGGGYDLTGRAAARVLEDAELSGRFEVTNVIGAGGTVAMQRLLNEEGVDDLVMSMGLGVVGATYTNESDARVSDATPIARLIEDQEALIVPKDSRFRTVQDLVKAWKADPGSVTIGGGSSPGGPDHLFPMQMAKTIGVDPKQVKYIVYDGGGPLTSALLGKKIDVGTSGPSEFEGQLKDGSLRVLAVSGAERLDNVDAPTLQESGVDMTFANWRGILAPPGISAESRDRLVAMFTKMHQTKGWKDAVERNGWIDSFATGEEFATFLREQDERVETTLKELGLT; the protein is encoded by the coding sequence ATGACGTCGACCAGGCGCACCCACCGAGCTCGAGCGGCCGTCGCCCTCGCGCTCGTCGCGGCGGTGACCCTCTCTGCGTGCGGGGTCACCCGCGGCGGCGAGGGGGAGGCGAACCGTCGCCTCAGCATGTACATCCCGAACAGCCCGGGAGGCGGCTACGACCTGACCGGACGCGCTGCCGCCCGCGTCCTGGAGGACGCCGAGCTGTCCGGCCGGTTCGAGGTCACCAACGTCATCGGTGCCGGTGGCACCGTCGCGATGCAGCGCCTGCTCAACGAGGAGGGCGTCGACGACCTCGTGATGTCGATGGGCCTCGGCGTGGTCGGCGCGACCTACACGAACGAGTCGGACGCCCGTGTCTCGGACGCCACCCCCATCGCCCGCCTCATCGAGGACCAGGAGGCGCTCATCGTGCCCAAGGACTCGCGGTTCAGGACCGTCCAGGACCTGGTCAAGGCCTGGAAGGCCGATCCCGGGAGCGTCACGATCGGCGGCGGCTCGTCGCCCGGAGGGCCCGATCACCTCTTCCCGATGCAGATGGCCAAGACCATCGGCGTCGACCCGAAGCAGGTCAAGTACATCGTGTACGACGGGGGAGGGCCGCTCACGAGCGCGCTGCTCGGCAAGAAGATCGACGTCGGCACGTCCGGCCCCAGCGAGTTCGAGGGACAGCTGAAGGACGGCTCGCTCCGGGTGCTGGCGGTGTCGGGGGCCGAGCGTCTGGACAACGTCGACGCCCCGACGCTGCAGGAGTCCGGGGTCGACATGACCTTCGCCAACTGGCGGGGCATCCTCGCGCCACCCGGCATCTCCGCGGAGTCCCGGGACCGGCTGGTGGCGATGTTCACCAAGATGCACCAGACCAAGGGCTGGAAGGACGCGGTCGAGCGCAACGGCTGGATCGACTCGTTCGCCACCGGCGAGGAGTTCGCGACCTTCCTGCGCGAGCAGGACGAGCGCGTGGAGACGACGTTGAAGGAGCTGGGACTGACATGA
- a CDS encoding tripartite tricarboxylate transporter TctB family protein, with protein MSVIDKPTEAGTRIIDKAQYAMAAFIGVVGAYILYDATTLEDGFADQPVQPYAFPYAVGAVLLGLAVLLAIATARGDVPQAEEGEDVDLTQPSDWATVAKLVAVFAVNIALIDWLGWAITGAILFVGTAWVLGSRTLIRDVGVGVALSVGTWYGFYSGLGLAIPAGVLDGIL; from the coding sequence ATGAGCGTGATCGACAAGCCCACAGAGGCGGGCACCAGGATCATCGACAAGGCCCAATACGCGATGGCCGCCTTCATCGGTGTCGTCGGTGCCTACATCCTGTACGACGCCACGACCCTCGAGGACGGCTTCGCGGACCAGCCGGTCCAGCCGTACGCCTTCCCGTACGCCGTCGGGGCGGTCCTGCTCGGCCTCGCGGTGCTGCTGGCGATCGCCACGGCCCGCGGCGACGTGCCGCAGGCCGAGGAGGGCGAGGACGTCGACCTGACCCAGCCGAGCGACTGGGCGACCGTCGCCAAGCTGGTCGCGGTCTTCGCCGTCAACATCGCGCTGATCGACTGGCTCGGCTGGGCGATCACGGGAGCGATCCTGTTCGTCGGGACCGCATGGGTCCTCGGGAGCCGGACGCTGATCCGTGACGTCGGCGTGGGCGTGGCCCTGTCGGTCGGCACCTGGTACGGCTTCTACTCGGGCCTGGGTCTGGCGATCCCGGCCGGCGTCCTGGACGGGATCCTGTGA
- a CDS encoding response regulator, with protein MIGVLVVDDDFMVAGIHSRFVARTPGFEVVGTARTGAEALRMCADLDPGLVLLDVHLPDMSGLEVLQSLRAAGSAVGVVMVTAERDAEAVRTALHGGAMQYLVKPFEFDDFLARMQRVRESLTTLAGGAPDQAAIDRAFGGPTSVAATALPKGLSPETAQLVQEALADARELSAADCGERVGLSRVSARRYLEYFVDQGLATVRLNYGNAGRPERRYRPRPV; from the coding sequence GTGATCGGCGTGCTGGTCGTCGACGACGACTTCATGGTCGCGGGCATCCACTCCAGGTTCGTCGCGCGCACCCCGGGATTCGAGGTCGTGGGCACCGCGCGCACAGGAGCCGAGGCCCTGCGCATGTGCGCCGACCTCGACCCGGGCCTCGTGCTCCTGGACGTCCACCTGCCCGACATGAGCGGGCTCGAGGTGCTCCAGTCCCTGCGGGCGGCCGGCAGCGCGGTCGGCGTCGTCATGGTGACGGCTGAGCGGGACGCCGAGGCGGTGCGAACGGCCCTGCACGGCGGGGCGATGCAGTATCTCGTCAAGCCGTTCGAGTTCGACGACTTCCTGGCCAGGATGCAGCGCGTCCGGGAGTCCCTGACGACGCTCGCGGGCGGCGCCCCCGACCAGGCCGCGATCGATCGCGCGTTCGGCGGCCCCACCTCGGTCGCCGCGACCGCGCTGCCCAAGGGCCTCAGCCCGGAGACCGCCCAGCTCGTCCAGGAGGCACTCGCGGACGCCCGCGAGCTGTCGGCGGCCGACTGCGGCGAGCGGGTCGGCCTGTCGCGGGTCAGCGCACGCCGCTACCTCGAGTACTTCGTCGACCAGGGGCTCGCGACGGTGCGGCTCAACTACGGCAATGCGGGACGGCCCGAGCGGCGCTACCGCCCCAGGCCCGTCTAG
- a CDS encoding DsbA family oxidoreductase — protein MNETVKVDIWSDIACPWCFLGKRRFETAAAQFAASGGTVEVELHSFELAPDTPVDFEGSEIDFLVRHKGMDAGQVEQMLARMTDLGAAEGLAYDFAALQHTNTIKAHELLHFAKGRGRQLEMAERLFTAYFEEGRHVGRVDDLADLAAEIGLDREEALEALKNEELLPAVHADQAQATAYGINGVPFFVIDGRLGVSGAQDPAVFLEVLHKARA, from the coding sequence GTGAACGAGACGGTGAAGGTCGACATCTGGTCAGACATCGCGTGCCCGTGGTGCTTCCTCGGCAAGCGCCGGTTCGAGACCGCGGCGGCGCAGTTCGCGGCGAGCGGCGGGACGGTGGAGGTCGAGCTCCACTCGTTCGAGCTGGCGCCCGACACCCCGGTCGACTTCGAGGGCAGCGAGATCGACTTCCTGGTCAGGCACAAGGGCATGGACGCCGGTCAGGTCGAGCAGATGCTGGCCCGGATGACCGACCTGGGCGCGGCTGAGGGCCTCGCGTACGACTTCGCCGCCCTCCAGCACACCAACACGATCAAGGCCCACGAGCTGCTGCACTTCGCCAAGGGCAGGGGGCGGCAGCTCGAGATGGCCGAGCGGCTGTTCACCGCCTACTTCGAGGAAGGCCGTCACGTGGGCCGCGTCGACGATCTCGCGGACCTCGCGGCCGAGATCGGCCTCGACCGCGAGGAGGCCCTCGAGGCGCTCAAGAACGAGGAGCTCCTGCCGGCCGTCCACGCCGACCAGGCCCAGGCGACCGCGTACGGCATCAACGGCGTGCCGTTCTTCGTGATCGACGGCCGCCTCGGCGTGTCCGGTGCGCAGGACCCCGCCGTCTTCCTCGAGGTCCTGCACAAGGCCCGCGCCTAG
- a CDS encoding tripartite tricarboxylate transporter permease, with product MGSLDLLMEGFQSALTLENLFYAVLGVFLGTAVGVLPGIGPAMTLALLLPITYSVGPDSALIMFAGIYYGGMYGGSTTSILLNTPGESSSVVTAIEGNKMAKKGRAAQALATAAIGSFVAGTIGTLLLVLFAPTVAGQVVKLGNPSNFALILLALFAVTAVLGTSRLRGFIALFLGLAIGLVGGQTGQPRLTFGSPLLADGIDIVVVAVAIFAIGEALWVAAHLRRRPLDIIPVGQPWMSRQDWGRSWKPWLRGTALGFPFGALPAGGAEIPTFLSYVTERKLTKHPEEFGKGAIEGVAGPEAANNASAAGTLVPLLAIGLPTTATAAIMLLAIQSYGIETGPQLFDTEPTLVWALLASLFIGNTLLLLLNLPLAPLWAKLLQIPRPYLYAGILFFASLGAYSVSFQPFDLAILLVIGLLGLAMRRFGLPVLPLIIAVILGPKLEEQLTTSLQISSGDVSTLWSEPVAVIVYAIIALALVYIVVNGLRPTREEPTREEPIKEEASS from the coding sequence ATGGGCTCGCTCGACCTGCTGATGGAGGGCTTCCAGTCGGCGCTGACCCTCGAGAACCTCTTCTACGCGGTGCTCGGGGTCTTCCTCGGCACCGCCGTCGGGGTGCTGCCGGGCATCGGGCCCGCGATGACGCTCGCGCTGCTGCTGCCGATCACCTACAGCGTGGGGCCCGACAGCGCGTTGATCATGTTCGCCGGCATCTACTACGGCGGGATGTACGGCGGCTCGACCACTTCGATCCTGCTCAACACCCCGGGGGAGTCGTCCTCGGTCGTGACCGCGATCGAGGGCAACAAGATGGCCAAGAAGGGACGTGCGGCGCAGGCCCTCGCGACAGCCGCGATCGGCTCCTTCGTCGCCGGCACGATCGGCACGCTGCTGCTCGTGCTGTTCGCGCCGACTGTCGCCGGACAGGTCGTCAAGCTGGGCAACCCGTCCAACTTCGCCCTGATCCTGCTGGCGCTGTTCGCGGTCACCGCAGTCCTCGGCACCTCCCGCCTGCGCGGGTTCATCGCCCTCTTCCTCGGCCTGGCGATAGGGCTCGTCGGCGGGCAGACCGGCCAGCCGCGGCTGACGTTCGGCAGCCCCCTGCTCGCGGACGGCATCGACATCGTCGTGGTCGCGGTGGCCATCTTCGCGATCGGCGAGGCGCTCTGGGTCGCGGCGCACCTGCGTCGTCGTCCCCTCGACATCATCCCGGTGGGACAGCCCTGGATGAGCCGCCAGGACTGGGGCCGCTCGTGGAAGCCCTGGCTACGGGGCACCGCTCTCGGCTTCCCGTTCGGCGCACTGCCCGCGGGAGGAGCGGAGATCCCGACCTTCTTGTCGTACGTCACCGAGCGCAAGCTGACCAAGCATCCCGAGGAGTTCGGCAAGGGTGCCATCGAGGGCGTCGCAGGTCCGGAGGCGGCCAACAACGCCTCGGCCGCCGGCACGCTGGTGCCCCTTCTCGCGATCGGCCTGCCGACCACGGCCACCGCAGCGATCATGCTGCTGGCCATCCAGAGCTACGGCATCGAGACCGGTCCCCAGCTGTTCGACACCGAGCCCACGCTCGTGTGGGCGCTGCTGGCCAGCCTGTTCATCGGCAACACGCTCCTGCTGCTGCTCAACCTGCCGCTCGCGCCGCTGTGGGCCAAGCTGCTGCAGATCCCGCGGCCGTACCTCTACGCAGGGATCCTGTTCTTCGCCTCCCTGGGCGCCTACAGCGTCAGCTTCCAGCCCTTCGACCTCGCGATCCTGCTCGTCATCGGTCTGTTGGGGCTCGCGATGCGGCGGTTCGGCCTCCCGGTGCTGCCGCTCATCATCGCGGTGATCCTCGGTCCCAAGCTCGAGGAACAGCTGACCACGTCGCTCCAGATCTCCTCAGGGGACGTCAGCACCCTGTGGAGCGAGCCCGTCGCAGTGATCGTGTACGCGATCATCGCCCTCGCGCTGGTCTACATCGTCGTCAACGGGCTACGGCCCACCCGGGAAGAACCCACCCGGGAAGAACCCATCAAGGAAGAGGCGTCCTCATGA
- the tyrS gene encoding tyrosine--tRNA ligase, with the protein MTHVLDDLDARGLIAHSTDRDALRAELSAGPVTYYVGFDPTAPSLHIGNLLQILTARRLQLAGHKPLLLVGGSTGLIGDPKEAGERIMNTKETVGEWVERIASQVSRFVDFDGPTGATLVNNLDWTAGLSTIDFLRDIGKHFPVNRMLARDVVSSRLESGISYTEFSYVLLQSMDYLELYRRHGCVLQTGGSDQWGNITAGVELIRRADAGKVHALATPLITKADGTKFGKTESGTVWLDPDLTSPYAFYQSWIQAEDSKVVEYLRQFTFIPLEEIAVLEAEHAEKPGLRLAQRRLAAEVTTIVHGADEAAAAELAAGALFGRGELGELPEPTLAAALREAGAADLSAADRPTIVDALVASGLADSKSAARRAVADGGAYVNNVRVTDPDQVLEGDLLLYSTWAVVRKGKRSVSGVRIS; encoded by the coding sequence GTGACACATGTTCTGGACGACCTCGACGCGCGCGGACTGATCGCGCACTCGACGGACCGCGACGCACTGCGAGCGGAGCTGTCAGCGGGGCCGGTCACGTACTACGTGGGGTTCGACCCGACGGCGCCGAGTCTGCACATCGGCAACCTGCTGCAGATCCTCACGGCCCGACGCCTCCAGCTCGCCGGCCACAAGCCGCTGCTCCTGGTGGGGGGCTCGACGGGGCTGATCGGCGACCCCAAGGAGGCGGGGGAGCGGATCATGAACACGAAGGAGACCGTGGGTGAGTGGGTCGAGCGCATCGCCTCGCAGGTCTCCCGGTTCGTGGACTTCGACGGACCCACCGGCGCGACGCTCGTCAACAATCTCGACTGGACCGCCGGCCTGAGCACGATCGACTTCCTTCGCGACATCGGCAAGCACTTCCCGGTCAACCGGATGCTCGCCCGCGACGTCGTCAGCAGCCGGCTGGAGTCCGGCATCAGCTACACCGAGTTCAGCTACGTCCTCCTGCAGTCCATGGACTACCTGGAGCTCTACCGGCGGCACGGCTGCGTGCTGCAGACCGGCGGCAGCGACCAGTGGGGGAACATCACGGCAGGGGTCGAGCTGATCCGCCGGGCGGACGCCGGCAAGGTCCACGCGCTCGCGACGCCCCTGATCACCAAGGCGGACGGCACCAAGTTCGGCAAGACCGAGTCGGGCACCGTCTGGCTGGACCCCGATCTCACCAGCCCGTACGCCTTCTACCAGTCGTGGATCCAGGCGGAGGACTCCAAGGTCGTGGAGTACCTGCGCCAGTTCACCTTCATTCCCTTGGAGGAGATCGCCGTGCTGGAAGCCGAGCACGCCGAGAAGCCGGGGCTGCGCCTCGCACAGCGACGCCTCGCAGCGGAGGTCACCACGATCGTCCACGGGGCAGACGAGGCCGCGGCGGCCGAGCTCGCCGCCGGTGCGCTGTTCGGCAGGGGAGAGCTGGGCGAGCTGCCCGAGCCCACGCTGGCCGCCGCCCTGCGCGAGGCCGGCGCCGCCGACCTCAGCGCGGCCGACCGACCCACGATCGTCGACGCTCTCGTCGCATCGGGCCTCGCCGACAGCAAGTCCGCCGCACGCCGGGCGGTCGCCGACGGGGGTGCGTACGTCAACAACGTGCGGGTCACGGACCCCGACCAGGTGCTCGAGGGCGATCTGCTCCTCTACAGCACGTGGGCGGTCGTTCGCAAAGGCAAACGGTCCGTCTCAGGCGTCCGCATCAGCTGA